TTTCACTCTTTCCAAAGAATGCAGAAATACTGCGTCTGCGATTGTGTCCACAATCACATCTCTAAATCGGAATGTAATTTCTCTCGTAACGATGTCGCTTAGGTTTTGTCCGGACTGACCTAACTTATAAAATGCGATTAGAATTTTCATCCCTCTCAAAAGTAAAAAAGGACGAAGAAAATAAAACGGAATCACTCCTACGATTTCATACCAATTCATCGAGAAAAATGTTCCCGGCTCTTTAGATTTTCTGAATTTAGAGATGAGCTCCATTACCCAAACCACTAAGACAAAAAAATCAAATCCGATCACGTAGATGTACAGTTCTCTCGGAAGAATTTCGTTATACGAATTATAGGTCAAAAGTAGAAAAACATCCAAAGCCGCGATAGGAAGAAGAAATAAATCTCTTCCCGAACCCGGCAACGCTCGAAACCAAAGATAGAAATGCCAAATGTTAAATTTGTTGACCCGGACCGAGTGATGTTCGGAATCAGCCATTTTACTCATAACCTCCTTGGAAAGGTTGGTTTACAGTATTTATGAGAATAGAATTCTGGTCACTACAATTCCATGTCTTCTCAAGTGGCAATTGACGGCTTCAATCTGATCTATAAATTTCCCGATTTGGAAGAATGTATGGTTCGAAATCGGCTTTTAGAAGCCAGACAAGGACTTTTGGAATTGATTGAGTTGTACTCTCAAAAAAAGAAAGGGCAAACCTTTCACGTTTTCTTCGACGGAAAGAAAGAAGTCGGTAGCGAAATCTTTCAGGAAACTTTCGGAAAACTAAATGTGTATTTTAGTCATGGTAGAAAGGCGGACGATGTGATTAAGGAATTTGTTCGAACAAATATTCGCCCTTTTGAAATCGAAGTGGTCAGTTCGGATAAAGAGATTTTTTTTCACGCAAAAAAATGGGGGGCCAATCCGATCACCTCCGAGGATTTCGCCACAACTGTCATCGCGAAGATTTCTCCTTCCAAACTCGATGCCGAAGAATTCGGAGATAGAATTTTGAATTCCGACGAAGTGGAACATTGGAAAAACTTATTTAGGGAAGACGAATAATAGTGCTGTTCAATTCAGTGACTTTTGCAATTTTTTTTGCGATCGTTTATGTGATCTACTGGTCGGTTCCGAAAAAAAACCGTCCTAATCTTTTGATTTTTTCCAGTATGTTCTTTTACGCTTGGTTTTCTTGGATTTTTTTTCTTCACTTCTTACTTGTAATTTTACTCAATTATTTTTTCTATTTTCGCATCAAATCATCTCAAAAAAATTCGAAACGATGGATGATCGCATCGATTCTTTTTAACTGCATCAATCTAGGATTTTTCAAATACTTTTATTTCTTTTCCAGAGTTCTGGCTGATCTTACGGGTTATCCTTTCTTTCAGGAAATTCAGGGAATCATTCATATCGTTCTCCCTCTCGCGATTAGCTTTTACAGTTTTCAAATGATTGCGGCAGCAGTTGACGCAAAAAGAAATCCAAACATAGAAACCATTTCTCTCAAAGGATACTTTCTATTTGTTCTATTTTTTCCGGTTCTGATCGCCGGGCCGATCATGAGAACCGGAGATTTTTTTCCGAACTTAGATAACCTCGAACCGGACCGGAATAAGATCTATAACGGCTGTTATTTGGTAATCAGCGGTTTACTCAAAAAGGTCCTGATTGCGGATCCTGCGGCAGGTATTATTTCGCCAATTTTTTCGAATCCGGAAGTGTATGATTCGACTTCTTTGATTCTTGCCGGAATCGGATATTCAATTCAGGTATTCTGCGATTTTTCGGGTCTTACCGATATGGCACGGGGAGTGGGGGCGCTTCTCGGATTTTATCTGCCGGAAAATTTCAAAGCCCCTTTTTTCTCCCTAAGCGGAAGAGAACTTTGGCAAAGATGGCACATAACGTTATCCTTCTGGCTTCGGGATTATATCTACTTTTCCCTGGGCGGAAGTAGGATTGCACAATGGAGAACGCATTTAAACTTAATTCTTACCATGACTATCGGAGGTTTTTGGCACGGAGCGGATTATACGTTTATCGCGTGGGGCTTTTATTGGGGGGTTCTACTTGCAGGAGAAAGATATTTAGAAACATCCCTTGGATGGAAACTGGTTCCGGAAAAGAACATCGTTTTGAAAGCTCTCAAAGCCGGTATCGTATTTTTATTCTTCTCTTTTGGCGCCGTTCTTTTCCGAGCAAACAATGCGAGCACTATGGTCCAACACGTAACCGGAATTTTTAAAAACTCTCCGAATAAGATCGAAACCGAACTTGCTTCGTCCTCTCTTTTCTGGCTCGGGGATGCGGGAAATTTGGTCGACGGAGGTTCTTTCTTTTTACTCAATCAAATGGAGAACGTGGAAAAGTTCCTTTATCTTTTTTTAGCTTTGGTTCTTTTCAATTGGATCCAATACGTTCCCGATTTTTGGAAACGATTTAGAAAATACGATCCTTGGCTTCTTACGTGTGTGGGAGTCATCTCCATTTTTTTACTCGCCTTATTTTCGGAAGACTCGGGCGCTTTTATCTATTACAAATTTTAGGAAAATAGAATGTTTCGAAACCGATTTCTCTTTGTTCCTTTTGTAATATTCGTCATCGCATTCGGCATCGATAAACTGATCAGCTCGACGAAGTTCGAGCCGTATTATTCTTTGACTCTCTCCGATCTAAATTTCAGGCATAAGGAATTTCTTTTCGAAGAGTTAAAAGATTATCTGAGAAAAGAAAACCGTAAAAAAGTTTTGGTCTATTTTGGAAATTCAAGAGCGCTTCTTTTCAGAAACGATTATATTGAAAAAAAATATCCGAATTGGATTTTATTCAATTTTTCCGTACCCGGTGGTTCTCCAGATTATTATCTCTATTGGTTGGAAAAATTTCGATCCGACTCCGTAAAACCGGATTTTATCTTGTTGGACGAATCGATAGAAATTTTTAACTCCTCTTCCGTGCTGACCCTGGACGAAGTACTCTTCTACGGGCTCAGCCCATCCTTCGTGTTCAGACACGCGGATCGTTATTCTTCTTCGGATCTTACCGGATACATCGCAAAAAAATTATTTCATACGCATAAAAATCGACCGAGGTTCAACGTGATTCGAGCAAGAGCGAAGGATGAAGGGCTTCTTGCCGCGGGTTACAGCAAACTTCGTTCAACAATTTGGGAAAATCTCAAAAAACAAAGGGGAAGCGCAACTTCGGACGCAAGCCCGAGGGTCGTCTTACCCGCGGAACTTTTGAAAAAAAGATCAAATACCGATTTTAAATCGTATCTGACTCCGTTTACGTTCAATCCCAAGATGCTCGCCAATCAAGAAGACGCGATTCGAATCATAAAAGAAATCGGAGTTGCCTATGCGGCGATCTGGGTGCGGGTCGCTCGTCCTTATTTTGAATTGTACAAAACACGCAAGGTTCCAACGAATGATAAGGACGAAAAAACTCCCTATGAAATTATGATTCCTATATTACAAAAATTGCATGAATTAACGAGAACGGAGTTCTGGAATATGAATGAAGATTCAAAATATCGCTGCGACGACTTCAGCGATCCAGGCCACATGTCTCCGAGTTGTTTTAACGATTACGCAGATTTTATCTTTCAAAGACTTCCAAAATGAATTCGGGGCGATTTCATACAATCGGCGATTTTCAAAATTAAAAATCCGTACACTTGATAATGGAAGTGAGACGTTTTAAGTTTCACAAAAACATAGCTTTTATTGAATGAAAGAATAAATCGACTCTTCCGTATTTTAAATCGCTACGATTTCCGAAATTAACTCAGGAAGAATTTCTCCTGCTTTTCCCTGGACAAAAAGATCTACGGAAGAAGAGAAAGAAGAACGTTCCGGATTGACTTCAATAAGTATGGAGCCTGAACGTTTTGCGACCTGAGTCAGATACACAGGCATACTAACAAGACCGGAGGTTCCGAGAATCAGTAATAGGTCCGTATTTTCCATTCTTCGAATGGAGAAATTCAGCTTCTCTTGGTCGTAACTTTCACCGAACCAAACTACGCCCGGTCTTAAAAAATTCCCACAGAATTTGCACTTAGGGGGAAGTAGATCTTCCTCATTGAGGATTTTTTCGTTGGATTCTTGACGGCAGGATACACAACGATTGATAAAAATATTTCCATGCATTTCGATCAACTTCTTGGAGCCCGCACGAATATGAAGCCCGTCCACATTTTGCGTAACTAGAAAAAAATCGGAATGCATTTCCTCCAACTCTGCAAGTGCCAGATGTCCACGATTCGGTTGTTTGGCGCTGATAACGTTTCTTCTCCAAAGATACCATTCCCAAACTAACTGGGGATCCTTTTGAAAGGCTTGTGGAGTTGCTAAGTCTTCGGCTCGAAAATTTTTCCAAAGGCCGCCGCTTCCCCGAAACGTGGGAATTCCACTTTCGGCGGAAACACCAGCTCCGGAAATCGCAGTGATTCTCTGGAATTTACCTTTATGTTTCGACATGAATTCTTTCATAAAGCAAGTTGAAGGGCGGATTTCACTTCCAACATAGATTCTTTCCCGCATAGGATTTTTACGAGTTCCAAAGAAAATTCGAAGGCAGAACCGGGACCGATACTTGTAACGATCTTTCCGGAAATTTCCAACCGGGAACCGGTATAACCCGGTGTGTCATCTGATACGACTCCCGGAAAGGCGGTAAAACGATCTTCAGTAGTTAGTATATTTTGATGTACTAATATACTAGGTGCGGCGCAAATGGCGCCGATCCATTTGTTCTCTTTTTTCGCTTCTTTGAGAAAATCGGCGATTTTGCGATCCGCTCCGAGAACTTTGGTTCCTCCGCCTCCGCCCGGAAGTACGATCATATCGAAGTTTTTTAAGTTTACTGCGCCTAAAATTGTATCGGCTAAAAGACAAACTCCCCTGGAAGCCTTTACCGGCCCTTCCTTTAGGGAAGCACTCGTAACTTCCACCCCGGCCCTGCGGAGAACATCTACGATGATAACCGCTTCCATTTCTTCCATTCCTTCTGCGAACGGGACCAAAACCTTAGGCATATGCTTCTTCCTTGAACATTTATGATTAAATGCAATTTAAAACCGTAGAATCAACATACATAGGAGAATAGGAGAGAGCGAGACGTCTTAATTACCTAACTCATTTAATCTTTTGGATAAAATACAATTAGATTTTAGAGCGCACTATTGACAAAACCCAGTAGACTTAAAATTCTATTGAGAGATTTTTCCACTGTTTAAATCATAATAGACGTTATCTATTCTTCCTTGAAAAATGGACAGTTTAGAACAACTTAAATCGACCTTCCAACGTATTTGAAACGCCACTTTTTGATGGATGAGTGAATAGGAATAGTCTGGTCCGCATTCTTTCCAATCTTGATTTTCTAATCGATCTAAATCAATGAAACCTTTTTTTGATCGTAAATGATCAAAATAATATATTTCCAAATCTTCTGCGAAAAAAGTCTGATAATTTGGAAATTCTGTTTGTAAAAGATTCTTATTTATCTTAAAAAAACGAGTGTTCCAGGTGTATTTGTAGATGTCTGTTTTTCCAAAATAAGCGTATTCCACGTCTTCAAATAAAGGTGTTACATTTGTGTTAAACTTTAGTTTTCTTCGATTTTTTAACCAAAGTTGAAAAAATTCATCAAAAGAAATTTCAGAGATTTTTTCTAAATCTTTTCCCTTTTGTACGGATTCAAATGTCATTTGAGGTTTAAAACAAAATGTAAAACTGAGAATAATAAAAAAAATCTTTTTTTGCATCTTTCTCTTTAACCAATAGATCAATCTTGATCTTTCTAAACAACGTGAGCTCGACGGTTGAAAGTTTGGGCGAATAAGAAACTCAATGTTTCTCAAAGGCCGCGTTTTTCAACCCGGCGAAAGAGGCTCTGTGCCGGATCTTCCTTCTTTCATCGCAAATTCAATCATTTCTTCCGCTTCTTCCCCCAAATACCAATTGATACAACGATGTGCCCCGTAAATCAGCGGAGTAATCGCAATTGCAACCCCGCATTTATATATAAAGTTGTTTGTGGAAATCTGATTCAATTCTTGAAAACTGAGTTTGCTTCCGCCAAGCGCAATATAAATCACTACGAAAGAATCCACAAGCTGAGAAACGATTGTGGAACCAGTGGCTCGTAACCAAATATACTTGTTCTCGGTTTTAATTCTGAGAAAGTGAAAGATCTGGATATCAATCAATTGCCCGATCAAATACGCTACAATGGAACCGACGATGACCTTTCCCGAGTTTGAGAAGACTACATTGAAAGAATGGTTGTCCACCGGAGAATTGGGGGCCGCCGGAATCGACATGTCCAACATCAAAAGGAAGTAAGCCAGGAAGATCATCACCATTCCCAAAAGTGTGGTAAATCGAACTCCCTTTCTTCCATAGTATTCGTTGAGAAGATCGGTCACAATAAATGTA
The nucleotide sequence above comes from Leptospira weilii. Encoded proteins:
- a CDS encoding SIR2 family NAD-dependent protein deacylase → MKEFMSKHKGKFQRITAISGAGVSAESGIPTFRGSGGLWKNFRAEDLATPQAFQKDPQLVWEWYLWRRNVISAKQPNRGHLALAELEEMHSDFFLVTQNVDGLHIRAGSKKLIEMHGNIFINRCVSCRQESNEKILNEEDLLPPKCKFCGNFLRPGVVWFGESYDQEKLNFSIRRMENTDLLLILGTSGLVSMPVYLTQVAKRSGSILIEVNPERSSFSSSVDLFVQGKAGEILPELISEIVAI
- a CDS encoding queuosine precursor transporter, with the protein product MPLSKSQKLFIILNAFFLTFLILAEVTGSKLFVSFGFTLTMGVIPFPVTFIVTDLLNEYYGRKGVRFTTLLGMVMIFLAYFLLMLDMSIPAAPNSPVDNHSFNVVFSNSGKVIVGSIVAYLIGQLIDIQIFHFLRIKTENKYIWLRATGSTIVSQLVDSFVVIYIALGGSKLSFQELNQISTNNFIYKCGVAIAITPLIYGAHRCINWYLGEEAEEMIEFAMKEGRSGTEPLSPG
- a CDS encoding DUF1574 domain-containing protein, which codes for MFRNRFLFVPFVIFVIAFGIDKLISSTKFEPYYSLTLSDLNFRHKEFLFEELKDYLRKENRKKVLVYFGNSRALLFRNDYIEKKYPNWILFNFSVPGGSPDYYLYWLEKFRSDSVKPDFILLDESIEIFNSSSVLTLDEVLFYGLSPSFVFRHADRYSSSDLTGYIAKKLFHTHKNRPRFNVIRARAKDEGLLAAGYSKLRSTIWENLKKQRGSATSDASPRVVLPAELLKKRSNTDFKSYLTPFTFNPKMLANQEDAIRIIKEIGVAYAAIWVRVARPYFELYKTRKVPTNDKDEKTPYEIMIPILQKLHELTRTEFWNMNEDSKYRCDDFSDPGHMSPSCFNDYADFIFQRLPK
- a CDS encoding NYN domain-containing protein; this translates as MSSQVAIDGFNLIYKFPDLEECMVRNRLLEARQGLLELIELYSQKKKGQTFHVFFDGKKEVGSEIFQETFGKLNVYFSHGRKADDVIKEFVRTNIRPFEIEVVSSDKEIFFHAKKWGANPITSEDFATTVIAKISPSKLDAEEFGDRILNSDEVEHWKNLFREDE
- a CDS encoding DJ-1 family glyoxalase III translates to MPKVLVPFAEGMEEMEAVIIVDVLRRAGVEVTSASLKEGPVKASRGVCLLADTILGAVNLKNFDMIVLPGGGGGTKVLGADRKIADFLKEAKKENKWIGAICAAPSILVHQNILTTEDRFTAFPGVVSDDTPGYTGSRLEISGKIVTSIGPGSAFEFSLELVKILCGKESMLEVKSALQLAL
- a CDS encoding MBOAT family O-acyltransferase, with amino-acid sequence MLFNSVTFAIFFAIVYVIYWSVPKKNRPNLLIFSSMFFYAWFSWIFFLHFLLVILLNYFFYFRIKSSQKNSKRWMIASILFNCINLGFFKYFYFFSRVLADLTGYPFFQEIQGIIHIVLPLAISFYSFQMIAAAVDAKRNPNIETISLKGYFLFVLFFPVLIAGPIMRTGDFFPNLDNLEPDRNKIYNGCYLVISGLLKKVLIADPAAGIISPIFSNPEVYDSTSLILAGIGYSIQVFCDFSGLTDMARGVGALLGFYLPENFKAPFFSLSGRELWQRWHITLSFWLRDYIYFSLGGSRIAQWRTHLNLILTMTIGGFWHGADYTFIAWGFYWGVLLAGERYLETSLGWKLVPEKNIVLKALKAGIVFLFFSFGAVLFRANNASTMVQHVTGIFKNSPNKIETELASSSLFWLGDAGNLVDGGSFFLLNQMENVEKFLYLFLALVLFNWIQYVPDFWKRFRKYDPWLLTCVGVISIFLLALFSEDSGAFIYYKF